A single Candidatus Binatia bacterium DNA region contains:
- a CDS encoding ABC transporter substrate-binding protein: MIKKTFAFVLATLILASLHPAEAQQAKKVPTIGIPSTGSTAAVYEPFIQGLRELGYVQGKNIFVEYRYAEGKPDRLAELAAELVQLEVDVIFAGSTPPALAAKKATQTIPIVFAGASDPLGSGLVASLARPGGNITGLSLVPGLEIIGKQLELLKESLPKLRSVAALADTANIPTSGFLTEAKLAARSLGVQLQPQNVRDPNEFDGAFSAIKKGRTDALLVIASPMFNNIANRSRIISFATSNRLPAMYPYSDFVNAGGLVSYGPNLPDLFRRAATYVDKILKGAKPADLPVEQPTKFELVINLKTAKQIGVTIPQSMLYRADNEATENFGLRF, encoded by the coding sequence ATGATTAAAAAGACCTTTGCCTTCGTCCTGGCGACTCTAATTCTCGCCTCTCTCCATCCCGCCGAGGCGCAGCAGGCGAAGAAAGTCCCGACAATTGGGATCCCATCAACAGGCTCGACGGCGGCGGTCTACGAACCCTTTATCCAGGGGTTGCGCGAGCTGGGGTACGTGCAAGGAAAAAATATTTTCGTCGAGTATCGATACGCGGAGGGGAAGCCGGATCGGCTCGCGGAGCTTGCCGCTGAGCTGGTGCAGCTCGAGGTTGACGTCATCTTCGCGGGATCGACACCGCCAGCCTTGGCGGCCAAGAAAGCGACCCAAACAATACCTATTGTCTTTGCGGGAGCTTCCGATCCTTTGGGGTCGGGGCTAGTGGCTAGTCTTGCGCGACCTGGGGGAAACATTACGGGGCTAAGTCTGGTTCCAGGCCTCGAGATTATCGGCAAACAGTTAGAGTTGCTCAAGGAGTCGCTGCCCAAACTTAGGTCTGTGGCAGCGCTCGCCGATACGGCGAATATACCTACTTCGGGCTTTTTAACGGAGGCCAAACTGGCGGCCCGCTCGCTCGGAGTTCAACTTCAACCCCAGAATGTGCGAGACCCCAACGAATTTGATGGCGCGTTTTCTGCGATAAAGAAAGGGCGTACTGACGCCCTGCTCGTTATAGCCTCCCCGATGTTCAACAACATCGCCAACCGAAGCCGGATCATTTCCTTTGCGACAAGTAACCGGCTGCCCGCGATGTACCCGTACAGCGATTTCGTCAATGCCGGCGGCCTCGTGTCCTATGGACCGAACCTCCCGGATTTGTTCCGCCGCGCCGCTACTTACGTCGATAAGATCCTGAAAGGCGCCAAGCCCGCCGACCTGCCGGTGGAGCAGCCGACGAAGTTCGAGCTGGTGATTAACCTCAAAACGGCGAAGCAGATCGGCGTCACGATACCGCAGTCGATGCTGTACCGGGCGGACAATGAGGCGACAGAGAATTTTGGATTGCGGTTCTAG
- a CDS encoding cupin domain-containing protein, with translation MKAESKTESHSPQNNAREANQIDELDRLLAKKWLSGIWRLNREERPKDPKTAVQPHLWKWADVYDSLLQARDRIGITQGNVERRTIRLVNPGLEKSELTTHTMLFSFQLIQPGEIAPAHRHTMAAIRFILQGKGAYTTVDGHKMVMEAGDLILTPQWTWHEHAHEGSEPMVWIDGLDVPFVQALQVISFEPYKTNPRLPVTSTSDAAPDYGMTRPVASGESETPRPLHYRWRDTYPALKRLAQSKPDVYDGVALDYINPLTNGSTLPTLSLRLQTLLPAMRTRAHRHTSTSIYHVFRGSGTTVIDGKPFNWEKGDTFVVPLWNWHEHANRSAKDDAILFSMHDAPILQAFGLYREEGQGGL, from the coding sequence ATGAAAGCGGAATCCAAAACCGAATCCCATTCTCCTCAAAACAATGCACGCGAAGCCAATCAAATAGACGAGCTGGACCGGCTGCTGGCAAAAAAGTGGCTCTCGGGAATCTGGCGCCTCAATCGCGAAGAGCGTCCGAAGGATCCCAAGACCGCCGTGCAGCCGCATCTGTGGAAGTGGGCGGATGTCTACGACAGCCTGCTTCAGGCGCGCGACCGCATCGGCATCACCCAAGGAAACGTCGAGCGGCGAACCATCCGCCTGGTAAACCCGGGATTGGAGAAGAGCGAGCTGACGACTCACACGATGCTGTTTTCCTTCCAGCTCATCCAGCCGGGAGAGATCGCGCCGGCGCATCGCCACACGATGGCCGCGATCCGCTTTATCCTGCAGGGCAAAGGCGCCTACACCACGGTCGACGGACACAAGATGGTGATGGAGGCGGGCGATCTGATTCTCACGCCGCAGTGGACCTGGCACGAGCACGCGCACGAGGGCAGCGAGCCGATGGTCTGGATCGACGGTTTGGACGTGCCGTTCGTCCAGGCGCTGCAGGTGATCTCCTTCGAGCCTTATAAGACAAATCCCCGCCTCCCGGTCACGAGCACTTCCGATGCTGCGCCCGATTACGGCATGACGCGTCCGGTGGCTTCCGGAGAGAGCGAGACTCCGCGTCCGCTGCACTACCGCTGGCGCGATACTTACCCGGCGCTGAAGCGTCTCGCGCAATCGAAACCTGACGTCTATGACGGCGTCGCGCTCGACTATATCAATCCGCTGACCAACGGCTCGACCTTGCCGACGCTCTCGCTCCGGCTCCAGACGCTTCTTCCCGCCATGCGGACGCGCGCGCACCGCCACACGAGCACGAGCATCTACCACGTTTTTCGCGGCAGCGGGACCACCGTCATCGACGGCAAGCCGTTCAACTGGGAGAAGGGCGACACGTTCGTCGTGCCGCTGTGGAACTGGCACGAGCACGCCAACCGCTCGGCCAAAGACGACGCGATTCTTTTTTCCATGCACGACGCGCCGATCCTGCAGGCGTTCGGACTCTACCGCGAAGAAGGACAGGGCGGGTTGTAA
- a CDS encoding dihydrodipicolinate synthase family protein: MDNLAGTVIPLPTPFDERGEVDEKVFRQVIDFEIDAGADGVMACGSYGQGPVMRADQRRRVAEIARDQVKGRVPVVVHVGAPDIQTVLELAEHSGGIGVDALLIVPPYYYTDHNEYEITEHYKAVAKKVSLPVYIYNNKRYAGIDITPDYARRLVEAVPTIRGVKLAWGTLQESTSYIEALKGHDFGVFPGTPTETVAGVGAGVRGTIAPLASVFPEVCVETWRAAQTKDQAKALSLQDKVKKIYAVVADLTKKVGRTAYKELYRMRGIQMKMYPRWPAKQLNDVDRDELRAKLAEAGWPPER; the protein is encoded by the coding sequence ATGGACAATCTCGCCGGCACGGTCATACCCCTTCCCACTCCTTTCGACGAGCGCGGCGAAGTGGACGAAAAAGTTTTTCGCCAGGTCATCGACTTCGAGATCGATGCCGGCGCCGACGGCGTCATGGCCTGTGGCTCTTACGGACAGGGTCCGGTGATGAGAGCGGACCAGAGACGACGCGTGGCCGAGATCGCGCGCGATCAAGTGAAGGGACGCGTGCCGGTCGTCGTTCACGTCGGCGCGCCGGATATCCAGACCGTGCTGGAACTGGCGGAACACAGCGGAGGAATCGGCGTGGACGCGCTGCTGATCGTGCCGCCATACTATTATACGGACCACAACGAATACGAAATCACCGAGCACTACAAAGCGGTGGCGAAAAAAGTTTCGCTGCCGGTCTACATCTACAACAACAAGCGCTACGCCGGCATCGACATCACGCCGGACTACGCCCGTCGTCTGGTCGAGGCCGTTCCGACGATCCGCGGGGTCAAGCTCGCCTGGGGCACGCTGCAGGAGTCGACAAGCTATATCGAGGCGCTGAAGGGACACGACTTCGGAGTTTTTCCCGGCACGCCGACGGAAACCGTCGCGGGCGTCGGCGCCGGCGTGCGCGGCACGATCGCGCCGCTGGCGAGCGTCTTTCCCGAAGTGTGCGTAGAAACCTGGCGCGCCGCGCAAACAAAAGATCAAGCGAAGGCTTTGTCGCTCCAGGACAAAGTCAAGAAAATCTACGCCGTTGTCGCCGACCTGACGAAAAAAGTCGGTCGAACGGCTTACAAAGAGCTCTACCGCATGCGCGGCATTCAGATGAAGATGTATCCGCGCTGGCCCGCGAAGCAGTTGAATGACGTGGACCGCGACGAGCTGCGCGCGAAGCTCGCCGAGGCCGGCTGGCCTCCGGAACGCTGA
- a CDS encoding ABC transporter substrate-binding protein, whose protein sequence is MAILCRLILWFAFFAFLARTEAQELRKVHVAIPAVTPAVATFAIAKDKGYYREEGLDVELVAMPSGVGTQALIGGNVKFSTLGGASLPPILRGAPMRFLFTTFSRPMFWLFAKPEIRSIGDLKGKKVGISSFGSGPDSILRDLLKKHGLDGGRDVAILPVGSGTARFYALQAGSVDAAMLSIPAIFMAQDAGFRELVSFVEQDLVELQGSILTTNQLLESEPALTENFVRGSLKGFLTFRDNRAATVQVLMKFLRLKEDMVAKIYDLFKPGMTPDGTINEALQRKSIEHVIERVGVKEPPPLERVFDFAVARKVNNELRSKGWKP, encoded by the coding sequence TTGGCTATTCTTTGTCGCCTGATTTTGTGGTTTGCCTTCTTCGCGTTCTTGGCGCGCACCGAAGCGCAGGAGCTGAGAAAAGTTCACGTCGCGATTCCCGCGGTGACGCCCGCGGTGGCGACGTTCGCGATTGCCAAAGACAAAGGTTACTACCGCGAGGAAGGACTCGACGTCGAGCTCGTCGCGATGCCTTCCGGAGTGGGCACGCAGGCGCTGATCGGCGGCAACGTGAAATTCTCCACTCTAGGCGGCGCCAGCCTGCCGCCGATACTGCGTGGCGCGCCGATGCGGTTTCTGTTCACGACGTTCAGCCGTCCCATGTTCTGGCTCTTTGCCAAGCCGGAGATTCGCTCGATCGGGGATCTCAAAGGAAAGAAGGTCGGAATATCCAGTTTCGGCAGCGGTCCGGATTCGATCCTGCGCGACCTGCTCAAAAAACACGGGCTCGATGGAGGACGTGACGTGGCGATCCTGCCGGTGGGCTCGGGCACCGCGCGCTTCTACGCGTTGCAGGCCGGCTCCGTGGACGCCGCCATGCTTTCGATCCCGGCCATTTTCATGGCGCAGGACGCGGGGTTTCGCGAGCTGGTGTCATTTGTCGAGCAGGACCTCGTGGAGCTGCAGGGAAGCATTTTGACGACCAACCAACTTCTGGAGTCCGAGCCAGCGCTGACGGAAAACTTCGTTCGCGGTTCGCTCAAGGGATTCCTCACGTTTCGCGACAATCGCGCCGCGACGGTCCAGGTCTTAATGAAATTTCTCAGACTCAAGGAAGACATGGTGGCGAAGATCTACGATCTCTTCAAGCCCGGAATGACGCCGGACGGGACGATCAACGAAGCGCTACAGAGAAAATCGATCGAGCACGTCATCGAAAGGGTGGGCGTCAAAGAGCCGCCGCCGCTGGAAAGGGTTTTTGATTTTGCAGTTGCGCGGAAGGTGAACAACGAGCTCAGGTCCAAAGGCTGGAAGCCGTAG
- a CDS encoding LLM class F420-dependent oxidoreductase: protein MKFGVFLPISGRAAGPETLMDAARQAETLGYDSVWCADRIIIPWEIKTPYPYSEGRSFIVPPDRPFFEPLTCLAFLAGCTENISLGISVLVLPYRQPLYWAKIATTIDHLSKGRLILGVGVGWMVEEFEALGANFAERGELSDEQLDLLAVLWRDERAKFSGRHYRFDDIAFYPKPLQKPRIPIWVGGEGARAQRRAGEHGDAWFPYFVRMTPAELARRFDNVRRAAEKAGRDPDRIRLNCCLPIDLGREALTPEKDQLGGSAEQVREALEGYERIGVEHLALQFMVPHYPERVEQIERFAREVIPAFKNSPNG from the coding sequence ATGAAGTTCGGAGTTTTTTTACCCATCTCCGGCCGCGCCGCCGGGCCGGAAACTTTGATGGACGCGGCGCGCCAGGCCGAAACTCTCGGCTACGATTCCGTCTGGTGCGCGGACCGGATCATCATCCCGTGGGAAATCAAAACCCCTTACCCGTACAGCGAAGGACGAAGCTTTATCGTTCCTCCCGACCGGCCTTTCTTCGAGCCGCTCACCTGCCTGGCATTTCTGGCAGGTTGCACGGAAAATATCAGCCTCGGCATCAGCGTGCTGGTACTCCCCTACCGCCAGCCGCTTTACTGGGCGAAGATCGCAACCACGATCGATCATCTGTCGAAAGGCCGGTTGATTCTCGGCGTCGGCGTGGGCTGGATGGTCGAAGAGTTCGAGGCGCTCGGCGCCAATTTCGCCGAGCGCGGCGAGCTGTCGGATGAACAGCTCGATCTGCTCGCTGTGTTATGGAGAGATGAGCGCGCTAAATTCTCCGGCCGTCACTACCGTTTCGACGACATCGCCTTTTATCCCAAGCCGCTGCAAAAACCGCGCATCCCGATCTGGGTCGGCGGCGAAGGCGCCCGCGCGCAGCGCCGCGCCGGCGAGCACGGCGACGCCTGGTTTCCCTACTTCGTGCGCATGACGCCGGCAGAATTGGCCAGGCGCTTCGACAACGTTCGGCGCGCGGCGGAAAAGGCCGGCAGAGATCCCGATCGGATACGGCTCAACTGCTGCCTGCCGATCGACCTCGGCCGCGAGGCGCTGACGCCGGAGAAAGATCAGCTGGGCGGCTCCGCCGAGCAGGTCCGTGAAGCTTTAGAAGGTTACGAGAGAATCGGCGTGGAGCACCTCGCGCTTCAGTTCATGGTGCCGCACTATCCCGAGCGCGTCGAACAGATCGAGCGTTTCGCCCGCGAAGTCATACCGGCCTTTAAGAATTCACCGAATGGATAG
- a CDS encoding LysR family transcriptional regulator — protein sequence MTLHQLKVFTTVAKLGSFTEAGKTLQIGQPSVTALVTSLSHELGVKLFEKFGVKSRLTTFGEEWLEISEEILGKVEEAKRRMTEVSGLKRGKILVGGSSSAASSFLPVAVQAFKKQHLGIEVILKIERSEVLERKLLEGELDVAVMGQAPRSALLKAHRYREEEIVAIAPPKHALAGKRSVPLSLIAKQPLIANGTESYVRKQVEKRFSEIGIPFTPVMEVTDHMSGEAIKSAVASGLGIGFITKCHVISDIEAGKLELLKAPALKLKRTMYLVVHRKRQSSLLTRTFIEFLRSAERK from the coding sequence ATGACATTGCATCAGTTGAAGGTATTCACGACGGTGGCGAAGCTGGGGAGTTTTACCGAAGCGGGAAAAACGCTCCAGATCGGACAACCGTCCGTCACCGCCCTGGTGACCTCTTTGTCGCACGAGTTGGGCGTGAAGCTGTTCGAAAAATTCGGCGTCAAGTCTCGTCTGACGACGTTCGGCGAAGAATGGCTCGAAATTTCCGAGGAGATTCTGGGGAAGGTGGAAGAGGCAAAGCGGAGGATGACGGAGGTGAGCGGGCTCAAGAGGGGAAAAATTTTAGTCGGCGGCTCGTCGAGCGCCGCTTCTTCTTTTCTTCCCGTCGCCGTCCAGGCCTTTAAAAAACAGCACCTGGGCATCGAAGTCATCTTGAAGATAGAACGGAGTGAAGTCCTGGAACGGAAGCTCCTCGAGGGAGAACTCGATGTCGCCGTCATGGGCCAGGCTCCTCGCTCCGCTCTATTGAAGGCGCACAGGTATCGCGAGGAGGAAATCGTCGCCATCGCGCCGCCCAAGCATGCCCTTGCCGGCAAGCGTTCGGTGCCATTGAGCCTGATCGCGAAGCAGCCGTTGATCGCCAACGGCACGGAATCGTACGTTCGCAAGCAAGTGGAAAAAAGGTTTTCTGAAATCGGGATTCCTTTTACGCCGGTGATGGAAGTGACTGACCATATGAGCGGCGAGGCGATCAAAAGCGCCGTGGCCAGCGGTCTCGGAATCGGATTCATCACCAAGTGCCACGTTATCTCCGATATAGAAGCGGGAAAACTCGAGCTGCTGAAAGCGCCGGCTCTAAAGTTAAAGAGGACGATGTATCTCGTAGTTCACAGAAAACGGCAAAGCTCTCTGTTGACTCGAACTTTTATTGAATTCTTGAGAAGCGCGGAGCGGAAGTGA
- a CDS encoding asparaginase has product MRKEKEGMSELPRVALIITGGTIDSVGKDRLDLAWYIEAGKRLNTGELLDQLPELKSIAEVEEVPFRRLPSHALVDKDWLDLVRTIHQIFDGDKADGVVITHGTNTIEETAYFLNLVLKTEKPAVVVGSMRPASALSADGFLNLVNAIKVAGDPNSRGRGALLVMNDAIYSGRDVTKNSTYRVQAFQSRDLGPLGYADADGRIVYYHRSAKKHTVETEFDVRALQSLPRVDVVVSYVGADGKMIEAAAAAGAKGIVSAATGAGRPTPAEDEAFDRVYKEKGVIMCLSSRVASGRVVRSPGLAKRGFVAGDNLQPWKARALLALALTKTNNADEIQRMFDTY; this is encoded by the coding sequence TTGCGAAAGGAAAAGGAAGGAATGAGCGAGCTGCCGCGAGTCGCGCTGATCATAACCGGAGGGACGATCGATTCGGTCGGCAAGGATCGTCTGGACCTGGCCTGGTACATCGAAGCGGGAAAACGCTTGAACACCGGAGAGCTGCTGGACCAGCTCCCCGAGCTGAAGTCGATCGCCGAGGTCGAGGAGGTGCCTTTCCGCAGACTTCCGAGTCATGCCCTCGTCGATAAAGACTGGCTCGACCTCGTGCGGACCATCCATCAAATTTTCGACGGCGACAAAGCCGACGGCGTCGTCATCACCCACGGGACCAACACCATCGAAGAGACGGCGTACTTTCTAAATCTGGTTCTCAAGACCGAGAAGCCGGCGGTTGTCGTCGGCTCCATGCGCCCCGCCTCGGCGCTGAGCGCCGACGGATTCTTGAATCTCGTGAACGCGATCAAGGTCGCCGGCGATCCCAACTCGCGCGGACGCGGCGCGCTGCTGGTGATGAACGATGCGATCTACAGCGGCCGTGACGTGACCAAGAATTCGACCTACCGCGTGCAGGCGTTCCAGAGCCGTGACTTGGGACCGCTCGGCTACGCCGACGCCGACGGCAGGATCGTGTACTATCATCGGAGCGCGAAGAAACACACGGTCGAGACCGAGTTCGACGTTCGCGCGTTGCAGTCGCTGCCGCGCGTCGATGTGGTCGTCTCGTATGTCGGCGCAGACGGCAAGATGATCGAAGCGGCCGCAGCGGCGGGCGCCAAGGGAATCGTCAGCGCGGCGACCGGCGCCGGACGGCCGACGCCGGCGGAAGACGAAGCCTTCGACCGGGTCTACAAGGAAAAGGGAGTGATCATGTGCCTCTCAAGCCGCGTCGCCTCCGGGCGCGTCGTGCGAAGCCCGGGACTGGCCAAGCGCGGCTTCGTCGCCGGCGACAATCTCCAGCCCTGGAAGGCGCGCGCTCTCTTGGCGCTGGCGCTCACGAAAACTAACAACGCCGACGAGATCCAGCGCATGTTCGATACGTACTGA
- a CDS encoding GNAT family N-acetyltransferase, with product MRPPEILQTDRLCLRRALVEDAAAIFATYARDPEVTKYLAWKPTGDVEDTRAHLRASYLAWEEGRAFQWVILEKEDRGLLGAVGARIDGHKLELGYVLAKKFWRKGYMTEAVKAVVEWALTENDIYRVWAVCDVDNPASARVMEKAGLKREGLLRRWSVHPTISDEPRDCYCYAITK from the coding sequence ATGCGGCCACCGGAAATCTTACAGACGGATCGGTTGTGTTTGCGCCGGGCGCTCGTGGAGGACGCCGCGGCGATTTTTGCGACCTATGCGCGCGATCCCGAGGTCACCAAGTATCTCGCGTGGAAACCCACCGGTGACGTAGAGGACACCCGCGCGCACTTGCGCGCGTCCTATCTCGCGTGGGAAGAGGGCAGGGCGTTTCAATGGGTGATTTTAGAGAAGGAAGACCGGGGGCTCTTGGGAGCCGTCGGCGCCAGGATCGACGGCCACAAACTCGAGTTGGGATATGTCCTGGCGAAAAAATTTTGGCGCAAGGGTTACATGACCGAAGCGGTCAAGGCGGTCGTCGAGTGGGCGCTAACAGAGAACGATATCTATCGGGTCTGGGCGGTCTGCGATGTTGATAATCCGGCGTCCGCGCGGGTGATGGAGAAAGCCGGGCTGAAGCGCGAAGGGCTTTTGCGCCGCTGGTCCGTTCACCCGACGATCAGCGACGAGCCGCGCGATTGCTACTGCTACGCGATAACGAAATAG
- a CDS encoding amidohydrolase family protein, whose product MKIIYFFIAALLLFDVPQAFPQNQLTALQVDLLIDGSGKDPIRDAVVLIEGKRVKTVGARGQVEVPKTAKVIQVKHGTAYPGLIDSHAHYKDWQGEIYLNHGVTTALVIGSDRLDWMVAQRDGIAKGKITGPRLFVAGPHFNSPRPGERERSIRDLQAQRREEISVATPEEARKAVQELLASGADIVKIYEYATPEVIKVLTEEAHKQGKPAGGHSEDIFMSVNNGFDFVEHNYAVIASTIKDPKKKEELFKRRAAFRNRMTTVEFHYYAEEANFDELVRFMVEHKTTWTPTMATFWRFYSPKREQFKEYDMKLLSTPNLNYIPPYFRANVLHNHEGVEKLTDQELLGRIRTGYGKLQEFIRRYVKAGGKIRSGSDPNSVLPAWGVHVEMQLLTETGLTPMEAILTATRNPAELVRRENEIGVIKPGAFADIVVVEGNPLEDIAKTRNIKMVFKEGAPVKLGYTKNYKNPIPLLEGDRPRPEVDKLAPSSVRQGSGPVKLTVEGANFMITSVAMFDGKPLPTEVNLAPRPYPQNFDRATKLTATIDPKLIQKPGMYAVTVTEPGPGGVTSNPVYLIVRFP is encoded by the coding sequence ATGAAGATCATCTATTTTTTTATCGCGGCGCTCTTGCTGTTCGACGTCCCGCAAGCATTTCCTCAAAATCAACTCACCGCCTTGCAGGTGGACCTGCTGATCGACGGATCGGGCAAAGATCCCATCCGCGACGCCGTGGTTCTCATCGAAGGCAAGCGGGTCAAGACTGTGGGCGCGAGAGGACAGGTCGAAGTGCCCAAGACCGCCAAAGTGATTCAGGTCAAGCACGGCACGGCCTATCCGGGGCTGATCGATTCTCACGCCCACTATAAAGACTGGCAAGGCGAGATTTATCTCAACCACGGCGTCACGACCGCGCTCGTCATCGGCAGCGACCGTCTCGACTGGATGGTCGCGCAGCGGGACGGCATCGCCAAGGGGAAGATCACCGGACCGAGACTCTTCGTCGCCGGACCGCATTTCAACAGTCCGCGCCCCGGCGAGCGCGAGCGATCGATTCGCGATCTTCAGGCCCAAAGGCGGGAAGAAATCTCGGTCGCCACTCCGGAGGAGGCGAGAAAAGCCGTCCAGGAGCTTCTCGCTTCAGGCGCAGACATCGTCAAGATTTACGAATACGCCACGCCCGAAGTGATTAAAGTCCTCACCGAAGAGGCCCACAAGCAGGGCAAGCCGGCCGGCGGCCACAGCGAAGATATTTTTATGTCCGTCAACAACGGCTTCGATTTCGTCGAGCACAACTACGCGGTGATCGCCTCCACGATCAAGGACCCGAAGAAAAAAGAAGAGCTGTTCAAAAGAAGGGCGGCGTTCAGAAACCGCATGACCACGGTGGAGTTTCATTACTACGCCGAGGAGGCGAACTTCGACGAGCTCGTCCGCTTCATGGTCGAGCACAAGACGACCTGGACGCCTACCATGGCCACGTTCTGGCGCTTTTATTCGCCCAAGCGGGAGCAGTTCAAAGAGTACGACATGAAGCTCCTTTCAACGCCGAATCTCAATTACATCCCGCCTTACTTCAGGGCCAACGTTCTTCACAATCACGAGGGCGTCGAGAAACTCACCGACCAGGAGCTTCTTGGCCGGATTCGTACCGGCTATGGTAAGCTGCAAGAATTTATCCGCCGCTACGTCAAAGCCGGCGGGAAGATCCGCTCCGGCTCCGATCCCAACTCCGTCCTGCCCGCGTGGGGCGTTCACGTGGAAATGCAACTGCTGACCGAAACGGGCCTCACACCGATGGAAGCGATCCTCACGGCCACGCGCAACCCCGCCGAGCTGGTCCGGCGCGAGAACGAGATCGGCGTCATCAAGCCGGGCGCCTTCGCCGACATCGTCGTCGTCGAAGGCAATCCGCTGGAAGACATCGCCAAAACGCGCAATATCAAGATGGTCTTCAAGGAAGGCGCGCCGGTGAAGCTCGGCTACACGAAGAACTACAAAAATCCCATCCCGCTCCTCGAAGGGGATCGGCCGCGGCCGGAAGTGGATAAACTCGCCCCTTCTTCCGTACGGCAGGGCTCGGGGCCGGTGAAGCTCACGGTGGAGGGCGCGAACTTCATGATCACCTCGGTCGCGATGTTCGACGGCAAACCGCTGCCGACCGAGGTGAACCTCGCGCCCAGACCCTATCCGCAGAACTTCGACCGCGCGACGAAGCTGACGGCGACGATCGATCCCAAGCTGATCCAAAAACCCGGCATGTACGCGGTCACGGTAACCGAGCCGGGGCCGGGCGGGGTGACGTCGAATCCCGTCTATCTCATTGTGAGATTTCCCTAG
- a CDS encoding ABC transporter substrate-binding protein yields MEKIRLGYDNAEGPKIILFLADDEGLYEKQGLNVSFERVSPVKLGTPKLLGGELDVLVGNSGPIVEAILLEKKPLAVIGSLGPAKFAIFTRSEIKKAHDLKGRRFGVSTPGASQDRIARRALKRLGLEPEKDLEIVYTGFNDSSHRLKALARGEVDAVIGGMEHDPNFPDLDAAEKMRVRKMIELTELGIYISGSDIAASRDYIKTHSETVRRFLRALKEGLKLAKGRTDLVEEAFRKHLSVNPETAKSKAEEFQRLPPPEKPSVDRRAVQSNLDELREKYSDLKSVDVAACIDESLV; encoded by the coding sequence ATGGAAAAGATCCGGCTGGGCTACGACAACGCCGAAGGCCCGAAGATCATTTTGTTCCTGGCTGACGACGAGGGGCTGTACGAGAAACAAGGCCTGAATGTTTCTTTCGAGCGCGTGAGTCCGGTGAAGCTCGGGACGCCGAAGCTTCTCGGCGGCGAGCTCGACGTCCTGGTCGGCAATTCAGGTCCGATCGTCGAGGCCATCCTGCTGGAGAAAAAACCGCTTGCCGTGATCGGCAGCCTGGGACCGGCCAAGTTCGCGATTTTCACGCGCAGCGAGATAAAAAAAGCTCACGACTTGAAAGGCCGGCGCTTCGGCGTCAGCACGCCCGGCGCGAGCCAGGACAGGATCGCCCGCCGCGCGTTGAAACGGCTCGGCCTCGAGCCGGAAAAGGATCTTGAGATCGTTTACACCGGGTTCAACGACTCCTCGCACAGGCTCAAAGCCCTCGCGCGCGGCGAGGTCGATGCGGTCATCGGAGGAATGGAGCATGACCCCAATTTCCCCGACCTCGATGCTGCGGAGAAAATGCGCGTGAGAAAAATGATCGAGCTGACCGAGCTGGGAATTTACATCAGCGGCTCGGACATCGCCGCGTCGCGCGATTACATCAAAACTCACTCAGAAACCGTCAGACGGTTTTTGCGCGCGTTGAAAGAAGGTTTGAAACTGGCAAAAGGCCGGACCGATCTCGTCGAGGAAGCTTTCCGAAAACACCTGAGCGTGAATCCGGAGACGGCGAAAAGCAAAGCGGAGGAATTCCAGCGCCTGCCGCCGCCGGAAAAACCCTCGGTGGACAGGCGCGCCGTTCAAAGCAACCTCGACGAGCTGCGGGAGAAATATTCCGACTTGAAGTCCGTCGATGTCGCCGCCTGCATCGATGAGAGCCTCGTGTGA